One region of Anaeromyxobacter paludicola genomic DNA includes:
- a CDS encoding DUF748 domain-containing protein, translated as MARESGHRTRRRGWLIALGVLVLLLVAGRVALNPLAAARVRHQLSQLRGMTVTFSDLSLSVFRLHADIRDLKIVKRSAGGAAKPILYVRDLSAGLYWRQLFHGHVVGWATFERPKVNLIAAKSKSQQQTEFPDIAAQLQKLSAFRLDRLEVKDGELTFTDATEAERAELWLHGVALTVENVATRPALQRGSPTVLAMSGTLQRTGQLSVYASADPLAKGLTFAGQARLTGLDLRELASFLAAKSGLEPAKGTLDLSVRFAAESGKITGGLRPVLKDPSVKAKPDAGLFKRLEAAVADVALDLFSDRVPGRHAVATTIPIRGDVSDPKAQVWPTIFGVLRNAFVTGVMNSVAGLPPRADKG; from the coding sequence GTGGCGCGGGAGAGCGGGCACCGGACGCGCCGGCGAGGCTGGCTGATCGCCCTGGGGGTGCTCGTGCTCCTCCTCGTCGCGGGGCGCGTCGCGCTCAACCCGCTCGCGGCGGCGCGGGTGCGCCACCAGCTCTCGCAGCTCCGGGGGATGACGGTCACCTTCTCGGACCTGTCGCTCTCGGTCTTCCGGCTCCACGCCGACATCCGCGATCTCAAGATCGTGAAGCGCTCCGCAGGCGGCGCGGCGAAGCCCATCCTCTACGTCCGCGACCTCTCGGCCGGGCTCTACTGGCGGCAGCTCTTCCACGGCCACGTGGTCGGCTGGGCCACCTTCGAGCGGCCCAAGGTGAACCTCATCGCCGCGAAGTCGAAGTCGCAGCAGCAGACCGAGTTCCCGGACATCGCCGCCCAGCTCCAGAAGCTGAGCGCGTTCCGGCTCGACCGGCTCGAGGTGAAGGACGGTGAGCTCACCTTCACCGACGCCACCGAGGCGGAGCGGGCCGAGCTCTGGCTCCACGGGGTCGCGCTCACGGTGGAGAACGTGGCGACCCGCCCCGCGCTGCAGCGCGGCTCCCCCACGGTGCTCGCCATGTCCGGCACCCTCCAGCGGACCGGCCAGCTCTCGGTCTACGCCAGCGCCGACCCGCTCGCGAAGGGGCTCACCTTCGCCGGGCAGGCGCGGCTGACCGGCCTCGATCTCCGCGAGCTCGCCTCCTTCCTCGCTGCCAAGAGCGGGCTCGAGCCGGCCAAGGGGACCCTGGACCTCTCGGTCCGGTTCGCGGCCGAGAGCGGCAAGATCACGGGTGGGCTCCGGCCGGTCCTCAAGGACCCGTCGGTGAAAGCGAAGCCCGACGCCGGGCTCTTCAAGCGGCTCGAGGCGGCGGTGGCCGACGTCGCGCTCGACCTCTTTTCCGACCGGGTGCCGGGCCGGCACGCCGTCGCCACCACCATCCCGATCCGCGGGGACGTGAGCGACCCCAAGGCACAGGTCTGGCCGACCATCTTCGGCGTGCTCCGGAACGCCTTCGTCACCGGCGTCATGAACTCGGTGGCGGGGCTCCCGCCCCGCGCGGACAAGGGGTGA
- a CDS encoding STAS domain-containing protein, producing MTLRVSGEFDRGSAWSLRELLQEEKAPIFALDFSLVREFSDIAVAVLARALTELTRPCVLRGLRQHQLRIFRYCGVKVDEETSITGEAARSTEAAHHHR from the coding sequence GTGACTCTCCGTGTCTCCGGTGAATTCGATCGCGGCAGCGCCTGGTCGCTCCGCGAGCTCCTGCAGGAGGAGAAGGCGCCGATCTTCGCGCTCGATTTCAGCCTCGTCCGCGAGTTCTCGGACATCGCGGTGGCCGTGCTGGCGCGCGCCCTCACCGAGCTCACGCGGCCCTGCGTCCTTCGCGGCCTGCGGCAGCACCAGCTGCGCATCTTCCGCTACTGCGGCGTGAAGGTGGACGAGGAGACCTCCATCACCGGCGAGGCCGCCCGCTCGACCGAGGCCGCGCACCACCACCGCTGA
- a CDS encoding peptidoglycan-binding domain-containing protein — translation MTRRSLALAVALACAHSRHVGQSQEGSSAESAPADSARAHARRAPKLPPRQGRPPIAASPDAMLAPGGATKIQDALASRGLFHGQKSGKIDTETSGALKRFQAREGLAATGAPDHETLQRLGLDPKQVFQTNPGGDEVRKGELERKGEK, via the coding sequence ATGACGCGCCGCTCCCTCGCGCTGGCCGTCGCCCTCGCCTGCGCCCACTCCCGGCACGTGGGGCAGTCCCAGGAAGGGAGCTCGGCCGAGAGCGCGCCGGCCGACAGCGCCCGGGCCCACGCCCGTCGCGCGCCCAAGCTCCCGCCGCGCCAGGGCCGCCCGCCCATCGCCGCCTCGCCCGACGCCATGCTCGCGCCGGGCGGTGCCACGAAGATCCAGGACGCGCTCGCGTCGCGCGGCCTCTTCCACGGCCAGAAGAGCGGGAAGATCGACACGGAGACCAGCGGGGCGCTGAAGCGCTTCCAGGCGCGGGAGGGGCTCGCCGCGACCGGCGCGCCGGATCACGAGACGCTGCAGCGGCTCGGCCTCGACCCGAAGCAGGTCTTCCAGACCAACCCCGGCGGGGACGAGGTCCGGAAGGGCGAGCTGGAGAGAAAAGGCGAAAAATAG
- a CDS encoding lmo0937 family membrane protein: protein MLWTVTIILFVLWALGMVSGATMGWWIHLLLVLAVISLIFAVLRRGAATV from the coding sequence ATGCTCTGGACCGTCACGATCATCCTGTTCGTGTTGTGGGCGCTCGGCATGGTGAGCGGCGCCACGATGGGTTGGTGGATCCACCTGCTGCTCGTGCTCGCGGTCATCAGCCTCATCTTCGCGGTGCTCCGCCGCGGCGCGGCCACGGTCTGA
- a CDS encoding glycoside hydrolase family 15 protein has product MRARQPIEDHALIGDCRSAALLTRDGEVDWLCWPRFDSAPVLGSLLDPSAGGWRLAPVGRTHTSWRYLPGTNVVETTHRVPGAGSLRVSDCLTVASEGEKRRELLPEHELLRIATCEAGEVEVETSIDLRPDLGRAPGRWRDAGALGLRFESGSGLFALRSDRPLAPGAGGARGRFRLRAGETARFSLVYAGDGPAVLSPLGAAADAALLRTERFWRGWSARARYAGPFREAVVRSALALKLLAYAPSGAIIAAPTTSLPERPGGDLNWDYRYCWLRDASFTARALYGLGYQDEAESFVSWLIHTTRLTRPRLRILYDVFGRDPPPERDRPELGGYGGARPVRIGNAARDQLQLDVYGEVVDAACQFVSAGGGLDPDTARMLIGFGRYVCEAWRRPDEGIWEPRGGRTQNTYSKVLCWAALDRLLHMDLRGHLPRAPRDQFCATREAIRAHVEARGWSPALSSYTARLGGGGLDAALLLLPWYGYCPAGAPRMRATWRRISRELSAGGALLYRYPESIDAGEGAFGICSFWGAEYLALGGGTLEEAELRLERLLGHASELGLFAEEVDPGTFAGLGNFPQAFTHVGLVNAALSLENRRERRPQLRHQRAVPHARARPGGAPEARL; this is encoded by the coding sequence ATGCGCGCGCGCCAGCCCATCGAGGACCACGCCCTCATCGGCGACTGCCGCTCGGCGGCGCTCCTCACCCGCGACGGGGAGGTGGACTGGCTCTGCTGGCCCCGCTTCGACAGCGCCCCGGTGCTCGGCTCCCTGCTCGACCCCTCCGCGGGCGGCTGGCGGCTCGCGCCGGTGGGGAGGACCCACACCTCCTGGCGCTACCTCCCGGGGACCAACGTGGTCGAGACGACGCACCGGGTGCCGGGCGCGGGCTCGCTGCGGGTGAGCGACTGCCTCACGGTGGCGAGCGAGGGCGAGAAGCGGCGCGAGCTCCTGCCCGAGCACGAGCTGCTCCGGATCGCGACCTGCGAGGCGGGCGAGGTGGAGGTGGAGACCTCCATCGACCTGCGGCCCGACCTCGGGCGGGCGCCGGGCCGGTGGCGCGACGCCGGCGCGCTCGGGCTCCGGTTCGAGTCGGGCAGCGGGCTCTTCGCGCTCCGCTCCGACCGCCCGCTCGCGCCCGGCGCGGGCGGCGCCCGGGGGCGCTTCCGGCTCCGGGCCGGCGAGACGGCGCGCTTCTCGCTCGTGTACGCCGGCGACGGGCCCGCCGTGCTCTCGCCCCTCGGCGCCGCGGCCGACGCGGCCCTCCTGCGCACGGAGCGGTTCTGGCGGGGCTGGTCGGCGCGCGCCCGCTACGCCGGGCCGTTCCGCGAGGCGGTGGTGCGCAGCGCGCTCGCGCTCAAGCTCCTCGCCTACGCCCCCTCCGGCGCGATCATCGCCGCGCCCACCACCTCGCTGCCGGAGCGTCCGGGCGGGGACCTCAACTGGGACTACCGCTACTGCTGGCTCCGGGACGCCTCCTTCACGGCGCGAGCCCTCTACGGCCTCGGGTACCAAGACGAGGCGGAGTCGTTCGTCTCCTGGCTCATCCACACCACCCGGCTCACCCGCCCGAGGCTGCGCATCCTCTACGACGTCTTCGGGCGCGACCCGCCGCCGGAGCGGGACCGCCCGGAGCTCGGCGGCTACGGCGGGGCGCGGCCGGTGCGGATCGGCAACGCGGCCCGCGATCAGCTCCAGCTCGACGTCTACGGGGAGGTGGTGGACGCGGCCTGCCAGTTCGTGAGCGCCGGCGGCGGGCTCGACCCCGACACCGCCCGCATGCTCATCGGGTTCGGCCGCTACGTCTGCGAGGCCTGGCGGCGGCCCGACGAGGGGATCTGGGAGCCGCGCGGCGGGCGCACCCAGAACACCTACTCGAAGGTGCTCTGCTGGGCGGCCCTCGACCGGCTCCTGCACATGGATCTGCGCGGGCACCTGCCCCGCGCGCCCCGGGACCAGTTCTGCGCCACGCGCGAGGCCATCCGCGCCCACGTCGAGGCCCGCGGCTGGAGCCCCGCGCTCTCGAGCTACACGGCGCGGCTCGGGGGCGGCGGGCTCGACGCGGCGCTGCTCCTGCTACCCTGGTACGGATACTGCCCCGCCGGCGCGCCGCGCATGCGCGCCACCTGGCGACGGATCTCGCGCGAGCTCTCGGCCGGGGGCGCCCTCCTCTACCGCTACCCGGAGTCCATCGACGCCGGCGAGGGCGCCTTCGGCATCTGCAGCTTCTGGGGCGCGGAGTACCTGGCCCTCGGCGGCGGCACGCTCGAGGAGGCCGAGCTCCGGCTGGAGCGGCTCCTCGGCCACGCCAGCGAGCTCGGGCTCTTCGCCGAGGAGGTGGACCCGGGCACGTTCGCCGGGCTCGGCAACTTCCCGCAGGCGTTCACGCACGTCGGGCTGGTGAACGCCGCCCTCTCGCTCGAGAACCGCCGCGAGCGCCGGCCCCAGCTCAGGCACCAGCGCGCCGTGCCGCACGCCCGGGCCCGGCCCGGCGGCGCGCCGGAGGCGCGGCTGTGA
- a CDS encoding M48 family metallopeptidase: MRGASRRLAFAAAALVACSAQQRAGLETSAAKALVSDEQEKQLGLHVKQQLETQEKVRYLQDPEVVSYVKSITDRILPFAKKDRPGVDWTVQVIDDPRTVNAFATPGGYLYVYSGLLLAADDASQVAGVLSHEAGHVVARHSARQMVDAYGLQAVAALALGKNPSLASQLVAGAGGKGLMLANSRGDESEADEYGARYASAAGFDPHGIVHFFEKLKSMEGNQPKALAFLSDHPATPDRIARVNAYIAEHHLGGSERDPEQQARIKARLQQRSGPAAAGAGQPPAGAPQAGKPGG; this comes from the coding sequence ATGAGGGGGGCGTCGCGCCGGCTGGCCTTCGCCGCGGCGGCTCTCGTGGCGTGCTCCGCGCAGCAGCGGGCAGGTCTCGAGACCTCCGCGGCGAAGGCGCTCGTCTCGGACGAGCAGGAGAAGCAGCTCGGGCTGCACGTGAAGCAGCAGCTCGAGACGCAGGAGAAGGTCCGCTACCTGCAGGACCCCGAGGTCGTCTCCTACGTGAAGTCGATCACCGACCGGATCCTGCCGTTCGCGAAGAAGGACCGGCCCGGCGTGGACTGGACGGTGCAGGTGATCGACGACCCCAGGACCGTGAACGCCTTCGCGACGCCGGGGGGCTACCTGTACGTCTACTCCGGCCTCCTGCTCGCGGCCGACGACGCGTCGCAGGTGGCCGGCGTGCTCTCGCACGAGGCCGGGCACGTGGTGGCCCGCCACTCGGCGCGGCAGATGGTGGACGCCTACGGCCTCCAGGCGGTGGCGGCGCTCGCCCTCGGCAAGAACCCGTCGCTCGCGAGCCAGCTCGTGGCCGGGGCCGGCGGGAAGGGGCTCATGCTCGCGAACAGCCGGGGCGACGAGTCGGAGGCCGACGAGTACGGCGCGCGCTACGCCAGCGCGGCCGGGTTCGATCCGCACGGGATCGTGCACTTCTTCGAGAAGCTCAAGTCGATGGAGGGGAACCAGCCGAAGGCGCTCGCCTTCCTCTCCGATCACCCGGCCACGCCCGACCGGATCGCGCGGGTGAACGCCTACATCGCGGAGCACCACCTCGGCGGCAGCGAGCGCGATCCCGAGCAGCAGGCGCGCATCAAGGCGCGGCTGCAGCAGCGCTCGGGACCCGCCGCGGCGGGCGCCGGACAGCCGCCCGCGGGCGCGCCCCAGGCCGGGAAGCCGGGGGGCTGA